A stretch of Gemmobacter fulvus DNA encodes these proteins:
- the tldD gene encoding metalloprotease TldD: MTDHPFRPFETLLDEAAALAVLRQAVAGAEDGELFLERRRSEALVLDDGRVKTASYDASEGFGLRAVKGEVAGYAHSTEISESALRRAAETARLAVGDGGGTWADAPKGTNVKLYTDADPMLDASFAGKIDLLREIDAFTRALDPRVVQVSATIAAGLQEVEILRPEGIRFSDIRPMARINISVIVEQNGRRESGGMGGGGRYGLARLMDPAHWHSVAREALRIALVNLEAIPAPAGTLDVVLGAGWPGILLHEAIGHGLEGDFNRKKTSAFAGLMGQRIAAPGVTVLDDGTIPDRRGSISVDDEGTPSARNVLIDDGILVGYMQDRQNARLMGVAPTGNGRRESHAHIPMPRMTNTYMLGGDAAPSDILASLKDGIYAVGFGGGQVDITNGKFVFSCTEAYRVQHGKIGAPVKGATLIGDGATALKQIRAIGNDMALDPGIGNCGKAGQWVPVGVGQPTLLIGGLTVGGSAT; this comes from the coding sequence ATGACCGACCATCCCTTCCGCCCGTTTGAGACCTTGCTGGATGAGGCGGCTGCACTCGCCGTGCTGCGACAGGCTGTCGCAGGGGCGGAGGATGGCGAATTGTTTCTGGAACGCCGCCGCTCCGAGGCTTTGGTGCTGGATGACGGGCGGGTGAAAACCGCCTCATATGATGCCTCCGAAGGGTTTGGGCTGCGCGCGGTGAAGGGCGAGGTGGCCGGTTACGCCCATTCCACCGAAATCTCGGAAAGCGCCCTGCGCCGCGCCGCAGAGACCGCGCGCCTTGCGGTGGGCGATGGCGGCGGCACCTGGGCCGATGCGCCCAAGGGCACCAATGTCAAACTCTATACCGATGCTGATCCGATGCTGGATGCAAGCTTTGCGGGCAAGATCGACCTGCTGCGCGAGATTGACGCCTTCACCCGCGCGCTCGATCCGCGGGTGGTGCAGGTGTCGGCCACCATCGCGGCGGGGCTGCAAGAGGTAGAGATCCTGCGCCCCGAAGGCATCCGCTTCAGCGACATCCGCCCGATGGCACGGATCAATATCTCCGTCATTGTCGAACAGAACGGGCGGCGCGAATCCGGCGGCATGGGCGGCGGCGGCCGCTATGGGCTGGCCCGGCTGATGGATCCTGCGCATTGGCACAGTGTTGCGCGCGAGGCGCTGCGCATCGCGCTGGTCAATCTGGAGGCGATCCCCGCCCCGGCAGGCACGCTGGATGTGGTGCTGGGCGCGGGCTGGCCGGGCATCCTGCTGCATGAAGCCATCGGGCACGGGCTGGAGGGCGATTTCAACCGCAAGAAAACCTCGGCCTTCGCCGGGCTGATGGGCCAGCGCATTGCCGCCCCCGGCGTGACGGTGCTGGACGACGGCACGATCCCCGACCGGCGCGGCTCGATCTCGGTCGATGACGAGGGCACGCCTTCGGCCCGCAACGTGCTGATCGACGATGGAATTCTGGTGGGCTACATGCAGGACCGCCAGAATGCCCGGCTGATGGGCGTGGCCCCCACCGGCAATGGCCGCCGCGAAAGCCATGCGCATATCCCGATGCCGCGCATGACCAACACCTATATGCTGGGCGGCGATGCGGCCCCCTCAGATATTCTGGCCAGCCTGAAGGACGGCATCTATGCCGTGGGTTTCGGCGGCGGCCAGGTGGATATCACCAATGGCAAATTCGTGTTTTCCTGCACCGAGGCCTATCGGGTGCAGCATGGCAAGATCGGCGCGCCGGTCAAAGGGGCAACGCTGATCGGCGATGGCGCGACCGCACTGAAACAGATCCGCGCCATCGGCAATGACATGGCGCTGGATCCGGGCATCGGCAATTGCGGCAAGGCCGGGCAATGGGTGCCGGTGGGCGTGGGCCAACCGACGCTGCTGATCGGCGGGCTGACTGTCGGTGGCTCTGCCACCTGA
- the coxB gene encoding cytochrome c oxidase subunit II, whose amino-acid sequence MKNLSGLAAGMAALMGAGAALAQELPVIGRPVDKMTGFQPAATELARELQGLDHMLNIIIGVIVVFVTALMIYSFVRFNRKANPKPATFTHNTPIEIAWTLVPILVLVFIGAFSLPVLFKQQEIPEGDIVIKVTGNQWNWSYEYVGEDVEFTSFMIGGPGTDDALILTPDVEAKLVAAGYAKEDFLLATDTAVVLPVGKTIVMQVTASDVIHSWTIPAFGVKQDGVPGRLAQLWFKPEVEGVFYGQCSELCGKEHAYMPITVKVVSQEVYDAWLARAKVGDVTLAANPAPLTVASNN is encoded by the coding sequence ATGAAGAACCTTTCCGGTCTCGCTGCGGGCATGGCCGCGCTGATGGGCGCAGGGGCCGCCCTTGCGCAGGAACTGCCGGTGATCGGCCGTCCGGTGGACAAGATGACCGGCTTTCAGCCTGCGGCGACCGAACTGGCGCGCGAGTTGCAAGGCCTGGACCATATGCTGAACATCATCATCGGCGTGATCGTGGTGTTTGTGACCGCGCTGATGATCTACAGCTTTGTGCGCTTCAACCGCAAAGCCAACCCCAAGCCTGCCACCTTCACCCACAACACCCCGATCGAGATCGCATGGACGCTGGTTCCGATTCTGGTTCTGGTGTTCATCGGGGCCTTCTCGCTGCCGGTTCTGTTTAAGCAGCAGGAAATTCCGGAAGGCGATATCGTCATCAAGGTGACGGGCAACCAGTGGAACTGGTCTTACGAATATGTCGGTGAAGACGTTGAATTCACCAGCTTCATGATCGGCGGGCCGGGCACCGACGATGCACTGATACTGACCCCGGATGTCGAGGCGAAACTGGTGGCCGCTGGTTATGCCAAGGAAGACTTCCTGCTGGCAACCGATACCGCCGTGGTTCTGCCGGTGGGCAAGACCATCGTGATGCAGGTGACGGCGTCGGACGTGATCCACTCCTGGACCATCCCGGCCTTCGGCGTGAAACAGGATGGCGTGCCGGGCCGTCTGGCGCAGCTGTGGTTCAAGCCCGAGGTTGAAGGCGTGTTCTATGGCCAGTGCTCGGAGCTGTGCGGCAAGGAACATGCCTATATGCCGATCACCGTCAAAGTGGTCTCGCAAGAGGTGTATGACGCCTGGCTGGCCCGCGCGAAAGTCGGCGATGTGACGCTGGCGGCCAATCCGGCACCACTGACCGTGGCCTCGAACAACTGA
- the cyoE gene encoding heme o synthase has translation MSDIHATRGLTETGPAEAGFGDFVALLKPRVMSLVVFTALVGLLVAPVSVHPFVAFTSVLFIALGAGASGALNMWWDADIDQVMRRTQSRPIPSGKVQPGEALGLGLALSGISVMMLALAANVLAAALLAFTIFFYAVVYSMWLKRSTPQNIVIGGAAGAFPPMVGWVAATGSVSVEACLMFMLIFMWTPPHFWSLALFMNSDYEKAGVPMLTVTHGKRSTRNHILVYTIALVPFALAAGFTSIGGPIYMAVSVVLNAGFMLGAWRIWRRDEAQAEADGYATEKSVFKFSLLYLFLHFGAFLAEAALKPWGMGGW, from the coding sequence ATGAGCGACATTCACGCCACTCGCGGGTTGACGGAGACCGGACCGGCCGAGGCCGGTTTCGGTGATTTCGTGGCCCTGCTGAAGCCGCGCGTGATGTCGCTTGTGGTGTTTACCGCCCTTGTCGGCCTGCTGGTGGCCCCCGTGTCGGTGCATCCTTTCGTGGCCTTCACCTCGGTGCTGTTCATCGCATTGGGGGCGGGGGCCTCGGGCGCGCTCAATATGTGGTGGGATGCCGATATCGACCAGGTGATGCGCCGCACGCAAAGCCGCCCGATCCCGTCGGGCAAGGTGCAGCCGGGCGAGGCGCTGGGGCTTGGTCTGGCGCTGTCGGGCATTTCGGTGATGATGCTGGCACTGGCCGCGAATGTGCTGGCCGCCGCCCTTCTGGCCTTCACCATCTTCTTTTATGCCGTCGTCTATTCGATGTGGCTCAAACGCTCCACGCCGCAGAACATCGTGATCGGCGGCGCGGCCGGGGCCTTCCCGCCCATGGTCGGCTGGGTGGCCGCTACCGGCAGCGTGTCGGTCGAGGCATGCCTGATGTTCATGCTGATCTTCATGTGGACGCCGCCGCATTTCTGGTCGCTGGCGCTGTTCATGAACAGCGACTACGAAAAGGCCGGTGTGCCGATGCTGACCGTGACTCATGGCAAGCGCAGCACCCGCAATCACATTCTGGTCTATACCATTGCGCTGGTGCCCTTTGCGCTGGCGGCAGGGTTCACCTCGATTGGTGGGCCGATCTACATGGCGGTGTCGGTGGTGCTGAATGCCGGGTTCATGCTGGGTGCCTGGCGCATCTGGCGCCGGGACGAGGCGCAGGCCGAGGCCGATGGTTATGCCACCGAAAAATCGGTGTTCAAATTCTCACTTCTTTACCTGTTCCTGCATTTCGGGGCCTTCCTTGCGGAAGCGGCGCTGAAACCCTGGGGCATGGGGGGCTGGTAA
- a CDS encoding cytochrome c oxidase assembly protein has product MAMTPQKKTGFALLGVAATMLSLSFAAVPFYDWFCRVTGYAGTVGVAGQGADHMLDRTVLVRFDASKEAGMPWDFKPQQVSMRIRIGETGLAFYEAHNPTDRAVAGTASYNVTPDMAGGYFTKIDCFCFEQQVLGPGETAIMPVTFYVDPEIVNDRDGKYVKEITLSYTFHETALPAEQAGLAAPATSDVN; this is encoded by the coding sequence ATGGCGATGACACCGCAGAAGAAAACCGGCTTCGCCCTGCTGGGCGTGGCGGCCACGATGCTGTCGCTCAGCTTTGCCGCCGTGCCCTTCTATGACTGGTTCTGCCGGGTGACGGGCTATGCGGGCACGGTCGGCGTGGCCGGGCAGGGCGCGGATCACATGCTGGACCGCACGGTTCTGGTGCGGTTTGACGCCTCGAAAGAGGCGGGCATGCCTTGGGATTTCAAGCCGCAGCAGGTGTCGATGCGCATCCGTATCGGCGAAACCGGGCTGGCCTTCTATGAGGCGCACAACCCGACCGACCGCGCTGTGGCGGGCACCGCAAGTTACAACGTCACGCCTGACATGGCGGGCGGATATTTCACCAAGATCGACTGTTTCTGTTTTGAACAGCAGGTTCTGGGCCCGGGCGAAACCGCGATCATGCCGGTGACTTTCTATGTCGACCCCGAGATCGTGAATGACCGGGACGGCAAATATGTGAAGGAAATCACCCTTTCCTACACCTTCCACGAAACCGCGCTTCCGGCAGAGCAGGCGGGCCTTGCCGCCCCTGCCACCAGCGACGTAAACTGA
- a CDS encoding cytochrome c oxidase subunit 3 — MAHAKNHDYHVLPPSIWPFLGSVGGFIMLFGAVLWMHGSGPWLGLIGLALVLYVMYAWWSDVVHEAQTGDHTPVVRIGLRYGFIMFIMSEVMFFAAWFWSFFKHAMYPMGPLSPMVDGVFPPEGIQTFDPWHLPLINTLILLCSGAAATWAHHALAHENNRKDLVNGLILAIVLGVFFTVLQAYEYSHAAFGFAGNIYAANFYMATGFHGFHVVIGTIFLTVCLIRALKGHFTPEQHIGFEAAAWYWHFVDVVWLFLFAAVYVWGQ, encoded by the coding sequence ATGGCCCACGCCAAGAACCACGACTATCACGTTCTGCCACCGTCGATCTGGCCCTTCCTCGGCTCGGTTGGTGGTTTCATCATGCTGTTCGGCGCTGTGCTGTGGATGCATGGCTCGGGCCCCTGGCTGGGGCTGATCGGCCTCGCGCTGGTGCTGTATGTCATGTATGCGTGGTGGTCGGATGTGGTGCATGAGGCCCAGACCGGCGATCACACCCCGGTGGTGCGGATCGGGCTGCGCTATGGCTTCATCATGTTCATCATGTCGGAAGTCATGTTCTTTGCCGCATGGTTCTGGTCGTTCTTCAAACATGCCATGTACCCGATGGGGCCGCTCAGCCCGATGGTGGACGGTGTGTTCCCGCCGGAAGGCATCCAGACCTTCGACCCCTGGCACCTGCCGCTGATCAACACGCTGATCCTGCTGTGTTCGGGCGCTGCGGCCACCTGGGCCCACCATGCGCTGGCGCATGAGAACAACCGCAAGGATCTGGTGAATGGCCTGATCCTCGCCATCGTGCTGGGTGTGTTCTTCACCGTGCTGCAAGCCTATGAATACAGCCACGCCGCCTTTGGTTTTGCCGGCAATATCTATGCCGCGAACTTCTACATGGCGACCGGCTTCCATGGCTTCCATGTGGTGATCGGCACGATCTTCCTGACCGTCTGCTTGATCCGCGCGCTCAAGGGCCACTTCACGCCTGAGCAGCACATCGGCTTTGAAGCAGCAGCCTGGTACTGGCACTTCGTCGATGTGGTCTGGCTGTTCCTGTTTGCAGCGGTTTACGTCTGGGGTCAGTGA
- a CDS encoding SURF1 family protein, producing MTARMILPMLFGLIGAAILIGLGTWQVQRLAWKQGVLAEIDARIAADPVPLPGPGGEWRYTPVRAEGRLTGESLRVLVSRKQVGAGYRRIAVLDVSGRRVLVDLGFVPEGEQVDLPQGPVTVIGNLHQPQEVDSYTPAPDLAKGLWFARDVPAMAKALNTEPTLIIARAPVVDGIEPLPVDSSAIPNDHLGYAITWFSLAVVWLGMTVLYLWRIRRRTA from the coding sequence ATGACAGCGCGGATGATTTTGCCGATGTTGTTCGGCCTGATCGGGGCGGCGATCCTGATCGGTCTGGGCACATGGCAGGTGCAGCGGCTGGCGTGGAAACAGGGCGTTCTGGCCGAGATTGACGCGCGTATTGCCGCCGATCCGGTGCCCTTGCCCGGCCCGGGCGGCGAGTGGCGGTATACGCCGGTGCGGGCCGAAGGGCGGCTGACCGGCGAGTCGCTGCGCGTGCTGGTCAGCCGCAAGCAGGTGGGGGCCGGCTATCGGCGGATCGCGGTGCTGGATGTGTCCGGGCGCCGGGTTCTGGTCGATCTGGGCTTTGTGCCCGAGGGCGAGCAGGTCGATCTGCCGCAAGGCCCGGTGACGGTGATCGGCAATCTGCATCAGCCGCAAGAGGTGGACAGCTATACCCCCGCGCCCGATCTGGCCAAAGGCCTGTGGTTTGCCCGTGACGTGCCCGCCATGGCGAAGGCGCTGAACACCGAACCCACCCTCATCATCGCCCGTGCGCCGGTGGTGGATGGGATCGAGCCGCTGCCGGTGGACAGTTCAGCCATTCCCAATGATCATCTCGGCTATGCGATCACCTGGTTTTCGCTGGCGGTCGTCTGGTTGGGGATGACAGTTCTGTATCTCTGGCGTATCAGACGGCGGACAGCATGA
- the thrC gene encoding threonine synthase: MRYISTRGQAPVLSFGEAMMTGLARDGGLYVPETVPVMSQADIAALAGLPYEEIAFRVMWPFLGGTFSETEFHGLIAKAYAGFGHAARAPLVQLGPNHFLLELFHGPTLAFKDFAMQLIGQMMQAALAKTGERITIVGATSGDTGSAAMEAFRGLANVDLFILFPHGRVSDVQRRQMTTPAEANVHALAMDGDFDDCQARVKDMFNDFAFRDGVRLAGVNSINWARVLAQVVYYFSSAVSLGAPHRAVSFTVPTGNFGDIFAGYIARKMGLPIDTLVIATNQNDILDRAMTSGAYVMDGVKPSISPSMDIQVSSNFERALFDAYGRDGAAISALMAELKSGGFTISQGAVQMLRDTFASGRCSEEETLATIRAQFAATGEILCPHGAVGVKVAEEHLGAAPMITLATAHPAKFPDAVERAMGARPALPPRMADLFDRPERQTRVPNDLDALQTLIRERIAR; the protein is encoded by the coding sequence ATGCGATATATCTCGACCCGTGGGCAGGCGCCCGTTCTGAGCTTTGGTGAAGCCATGATGACGGGCCTTGCCCGGGATGGCGGGCTTTACGTTCCCGAAACTGTTCCGGTGATGTCGCAGGCCGATATCGCGGCACTGGCTGGCCTTCCCTATGAAGAGATCGCCTTTCGGGTGATGTGGCCGTTTCTGGGCGGCACCTTCAGCGAAACCGAATTCCACGGGCTGATCGCAAAGGCCTATGCCGGGTTCGGCCATGCCGCGCGCGCGCCGCTGGTGCAGCTTGGCCCCAATCATTTCCTGCTGGAACTGTTCCACGGCCCGACGCTGGCGTTCAAGGATTTCGCCATGCAGCTCATCGGGCAGATGATGCAGGCGGCGCTGGCCAAGACCGGCGAGCGGATCACCATTGTCGGCGCGACCTCGGGTGATACCGGATCGGCGGCGATGGAGGCCTTCCGTGGCCTTGCCAATGTCGATCTGTTCATCCTGTTCCCGCATGGCCGGGTGTCGGATGTGCAGCGCCGCCAGATGACCACGCCCGCCGAGGCCAATGTGCATGCGCTGGCGATGGATGGCGATTTTGACGATTGTCAGGCGCGCGTGAAGGATATGTTCAACGATTTCGCCTTCCGCGATGGCGTGCGGCTGGCGGGGGTGAACAGCATCAACTGGGCGCGGGTTCTGGCACAGGTCGTCTATTATTTCTCGTCCGCCGTCAGCCTGGGCGCGCCGCATCGCGCCGTCAGCTTCACCGTGCCGACCGGCAATTTCGGCGACATCTTCGCAGGCTATATCGCCCGCAAGATGGGTCTGCCAATCGACACGCTGGTGATTGCCACCAACCAGAATGACATTCTGGACCGGGCGATGACCTCGGGCGCCTATGTGATGGATGGGGTCAAACCTTCGATCAGCCCGTCGATGGATATTCAGGTGTCGTCGAATTTCGAGCGGGCGCTGTTCGACGCCTATGGTCGCGACGGTGCGGCGATTTCTGCGCTGATGGCCGAGCTGAAATCCGGCGGCTTCACCATCAGCCAGGGCGCGGTGCAGATGCTGCGCGATACTTTTGCCTCGGGCCGCTGTTCCGAAGAGGAAACGCTGGCGACGATCCGCGCGCAATTCGCCGCAACCGGCGAGATCCTCTGTCCGCATGGCGCGGTGGGGGTGAAGGTGGCCGAAGAACATCTTGGCGCGGCGCCGATGATCACGCTGGCAACGGCACATCCGGCCAAGTTCCCCGATGCGGTGGAACGCGCGATGGGGGCCCGCCCGGCACTGCCGCCGCGCATGGCCGATCTGTTCGACCGCCCCGAACGCCAGACCCGCGTGCCCAATGATCTGGACGCGCTGCAAACCCTCATCCGCGAAAGGATCGCGCGTTGA
- a CDS encoding M16 family metallopeptidase — MTLNIATLPNGFRIVTEHMPGLKSASVGIWVTAGGRHERAEQNGIAHFLEHMAFKGTQKRSALQIAEEIEDVGGYINAYTSKDMTAYYARVLSADVSLALDVIADIVLNPVFDPKEIEVERHVILQEIGQALDTPDDIIFDWLQDVSYPDQPFGRTILGLEERVSSFTREDLLRFVAEHYGPDQMILSAAGGVDHDSIVAQATAIFGGLTPVGAPVIERARFGGGERREVKDLEQVHFALSFEAPGYRHADVYTAQIYATALGGGMSSRLFQKIREERGLCYSIFAQSGAYEDTGAITIYAGTSAAEIADLTQLTVAELKRAAEDMTEAEVARARAQLKAGLLMGLESPSSRAERLARLLAIWGRVPDVDEAVAKIDAVTTADVRRYAAEMAASKAALALYGPVAEAPGLADIRAGLAA, encoded by the coding sequence TTGACGCTGAACATTGCCACGCTTCCCAACGGGTTCCGCATCGTCACCGAACATATGCCGGGGCTGAAATCCGCCTCGGTCGGCATCTGGGTGACGGCGGGCGGGCGGCATGAGCGGGCCGAGCAGAACGGCATTGCACATTTTCTGGAACATATGGCCTTCAAGGGCACCCAGAAGCGCAGCGCCTTGCAGATCGCGGAAGAGATCGAGGATGTGGGGGGGTATATCAACGCCTATACCTCCAAGGACATGACCGCCTATTACGCGCGGGTGCTGTCGGCCGATGTCAGCCTCGCGCTGGATGTGATTGCCGACATCGTGCTCAATCCGGTGTTCGACCCGAAAGAGATCGAGGTGGAGCGCCATGTGATCCTTCAGGAAATCGGGCAGGCGCTGGATACGCCCGATGACATCATCTTTGACTGGTTGCAGGATGTCAGCTACCCTGACCAGCCGTTTGGCCGCACCATCCTCGGGCTGGAGGAGCGGGTCTCGTCCTTCACCCGCGAGGATCTGTTGCGCTTTGTGGCCGAACATTACGGGCCGGATCAGATGATCCTGTCGGCGGCGGGCGGTGTCGATCACGACAGCATCGTGGCGCAGGCTACCGCGATCTTTGGCGGCCTGACCCCGGTTGGCGCGCCGGTGATCGAACGCGCACGGTTTGGCGGCGGCGAGCGGCGCGAGGTGAAGGATCTGGAGCAGGTGCATTTCGCCCTGTCCTTCGAGGCTCCGGGCTATCGCCATGCCGATGTCTATACTGCGCAGATCTATGCCACGGCGCTGGGGGGCGGCATGTCCTCGCGGCTGTTCCAGAAGATCCGCGAAGAGCGCGGACTGTGTTATTCGATCTTCGCCCAGTCCGGTGCCTATGAGGATACCGGCGCAATCACGATCTATGCGGGCACCAGCGCCGCCGAAATCGCCGATCTGACGCAGTTGACCGTCGCCGAGCTGAAACGCGCCGCCGAAGACATGACCGAGGCCGAAGTGGCGCGGGCGCGGGCGCAACTGAAGGCCGGGCTGCTGATGGGGCTGGAAAGCCCGTCGTCGCGTGCCGAACGGCTGGCGCGCTTGCTGGCGATCTGGGGCCGGGTGCCTGATGTCGACGAGGCGGTGGCCAAGATCGACGCGGTGACTACGGCAGATGTGCGCCGCTATGCCGCCGAAATGGCCGCGTCAAAAGCGGCGCTGGCGCTGTATGGTCCGGTGGCTGAAGCGCCGGGTCTGGCGGACATCCGGGCCGGACTGGCCGCCTGA
- a CDS encoding GNAT family N-acetyltransferase, whose product MFGLRRKLRIETERMSLRLPTHVDYRAWAELRAESAAFLNPWEPVWSQDHLSRKAYTNRVYWAQRAVAQGTALPVLMIRRDDQALLGAITLDNIRRGPVQAGTLGYWIGARHARQGYMREAILTLVHHAFTALDLSRIEAACLPENQASRGVLEKTGFKYEGVAQSYLQIAGRWRNHVLYANLRSDRRGRTDVG is encoded by the coding sequence ATGTTCGGCCTGCGCCGCAAGCTGCGCATCGAGACGGAGCGCATGTCGCTGCGCCTGCCGACGCATGTGGATTACCGGGCCTGGGCCGAGCTGCGCGCCGAAAGTGCGGCGTTTCTGAACCCGTGGGAGCCGGTCTGGTCGCAGGATCATCTGTCACGCAAGGCCTATACCAACCGGGTCTATTGGGCGCAGCGGGCGGTGGCGCAGGGCACGGCCTTGCCGGTGCTGATGATCCGCCGCGACGATCAGGCGCTGCTGGGCGCGATCACGCTCGACAATATCCGCCGTGGTCCGGTGCAGGCGGGCACGCTGGGTTATTGGATCGGTGCACGCCACGCGCGGCAGGGCTATATGCGCGAGGCGATCCTGACGCTGGTGCATCACGCCTTTACCGCGCTGGATCTGAGCCGGATCGAGGCTGCCTGCCTGCCGGAAAATCAGGCCTCGCGCGGGGTGCTGGAAAAGACCGGCTTCAAATACGAAGGCGTGGCGCAAAGTTATCTGCAAATCGCCGGGCGCTGGCGCAACCATGTGCTTTACGCCAATCTGCGGTCAGACCGCCGGGGCCGCACCGATGTGGGCTGA